CCAGCCTTCTCTCAGGCCAGCAGCCATATTCTCCCAATTATTAGTTCTTGGGTCATAAACTTGACCCCTGGGAGAGACAAAGAAAGGCCACAACCAGCCTTCAGTGACAAGAAGCTTTCCATTGAGAACTGCTGCATCATAAGAGGCCATGTTTGTTCCCATGCTTGCAATGGGGCTCCAAATCCCTTTAACAGGATCTAAAACCTCAGCCAAGTCAAGCTCAAAGAGATCCGAACTATTTCCACCCGCCGCATAAATCATACCATCAATGACCCCAGTAGCAAAAAATGACCTAGCAGTAATCATCTGGCTCATAACAGTCCAACGGTTTTTCTGCATTTCATACTTCAATACCAAGTCAAGTGGGCAATCTACATCAGATACCATACCCCCACAAACAAACAAAGCACCCTCATGGGGGATGGAAACACACCTGAATCCATGGGGGCAAACTTTATCCTTGCAAGGCATTGCTGGAATGGTGTGCCAAGAGAAGTGATTAAGGTCAAGAACCTGCCACTGAATCTTTCCAGTACATTTGTGAAATGCAAAGACAAAGAGCCAAGGGTCTTGGAAGCCTAGTTCCTTTCTTCGGGTAAAGAACCGCTCCTTATTACCAAGAAGTAGATGCCAACGCTTGCAGACAGCTCTGCAAGCTGCGTGGCTCTGGACCGGGAGGCGCAGGAGACAGTTGAGGGCAATATCATCAG
This DNA window, taken from Vitis riparia cultivar Riparia Gloire de Montpellier isolate 1030 chromosome 13, EGFV_Vit.rip_1.0, whole genome shotgun sequence, encodes the following:
- the LOC117929007 gene encoding F-box/kelch-repeat protein At1g30090 isoform X3 — encoded protein: MQRVRISSQQAPVHKLGDSQMTLSPKFRLAVIQSNLLNPSLELELSLRGEPLIPGLPDDIALNCLLRLPVQSHAACRAVCKRWHLLLGNKERFFTRRKELGFQDPWLFVFAFHKCTGKIQWQVLDLNHFSWHTIPAMPCKDKVCPHGFRCVSIPHEGALFVCGGMVSDVDCPLDLVLKYEMQKNRWTVMSQMITARSFFATGVIDGMIYAAGGNSSDLFELDLAEVLDPVKGIWSPIASMGTNMASYDAAVLNGKLLVTEGWLWPFFVSPRGQVYDPRTNNWENMAAGLREGWTGSSVVVYGHLFVVSEHERMKLKVYDMESDNWEAVEGPALPEQICKPFSVNACNCKIYVVGRNLHVAVGHIWRLNQKGNCEKNWSFGVRWHVVDAPEAFADLTPSSSQVLFA
- the LOC117929007 gene encoding F-box/kelch-repeat protein At1g30090 isoform X4, which encodes MQRVRISSQQAPVHKLGDSQMTLSPKFRLAVIQSNLLNPSLELELSLRGEPLIPGLPDDIALNCLLRLPVQSHAACRAVCKRWHLLLGNKERFFTRRKELGFQDPWLFVFAFHKCTGKIQWQVLDLNHFSWHTIPAMPCKDKVCPHGFRCVSIPHEGALFVCGGMVSDVDCPLDLVLKYEMQKNRWTVMSQMITARSFFATGVIDGMIYAAGGNSSDLFELDLAEVLDPVKGIWSPIASMGTNMASYDAAVLNGKLLVTEGWLWPFFVSPRGQVYDPRTNNWENMAAGLREGWTGSSVVVYGHLFVVSEHERMKLKVYDMESDNWEAVEGPALPEQICKPFSVNACNCKIYVVGRNLHVAVGHIWRLNQKGNCEKNWSFGVRWHVVDAPEAFADLTPSSSQGDCL
- the LOC117929007 gene encoding F-box/kelch-repeat protein At1g30090 isoform X2, with product MQRVRISSQQAPVHKLGDSQMTLSPKFRLAVIQSNLLNPSLELELSLRGEPLIPGLPDDIALNCLLRLPVQSHAACRAVCKRWHLLLGNKERFFTRRKELGFQDPWLFVFAFHKCTGKIQWQVLDLNHFSWHTIPAMPCKDKVCPHGFRCVSIPHEGALFVCGGMVSDVDCPLDLVLKYEMQKNRWTVMSQMITARSFFATGVIDGMIYAAGGNSSDLFELDLAEVLDPVKGIWSPIASMGTNMASYDAAVLNGKLLVTEGWLWPFFVSPRGQVYDPRTNNWENMAAGLREGWTGSSVVVYGHLFVVSEHERMKLKVYDMESDNWEAVEGPALPEQICKPFSVNACNCKIYVVGRNLHVAVGHIWRLNQKGNCEKNWSFGVRWHVVDAPEAFADLTPSSSQSPDLGSSLLLFPTRQRFIISLCFGLDIVVRSPSWKAM
- the LOC117929007 gene encoding F-box/kelch-repeat protein At1g30090 isoform X1; its protein translation is MQRVRISSQQAPVHKLGDSQMTLSPKFRLAVIQSNLLNPSLELELSLRGEPLIPGLPDDIALNCLLRLPVQSHAACRAVCKRWHLLLGNKERFFTRRKELGFQDPWLFVFAFHKCTGKIQWQVLDLNHFSWHTIPAMPCKDKVCPHGFRCVSIPHEGALFVCGGMVSDVDCPLDLVLKYEMQKNRWTVMSQMITARSFFATGVIDGMIYAAGGNSSDLFELDLAEVLDPVKGIWSPIASMGTNMASYDAAVLNGKLLVTEGWLWPFFVSPRGQVYDPRTNNWENMAAGLREGWTGSSVVVYGHLFVVSEHERMKLKVYDMESDNWEAVEGPALPEQICKPFSVNACNCKIYVVGRNLHVAVGHIWRLNQKGNCEKNWSFGVRWHVVDAPEAFADLTPSSSQVGQREEKYLLMVMRRRPHTQHEGYFISDWHLPTTKDFPPGKQSKHLLQGGEALKLIFACFYSFIYFLFYS